The following nucleotide sequence is from Podospora bellae-mahoneyi strain CBS 112042 chromosome 1 map unlocalized CBS112042p_1, whole genome shotgun sequence.
CGCTCTGGCCTCTTGGCCTTGGTAACGGGGTTTTTGCTGTTGGCTGCGAGGCTGTACCTATCAAGGAACTCGACAAGCTGAGCGTGAAACTCCGAGGGCGATGGAAATGGGATGCCGCTCCAGACCTTGACCTGTTCACCAGTGCGGGGGTCGACAACCGACACATGAGGATAGTTGTTGGGGTTCTCATGGGTCCGGTTGGGAAAGTAGAAGTTGATGTACCGCTCGGCAGAAGGATCCAACTTGTCGTACTGCAGGAAAATGAAgttctccttgatgagggCGACAATGGCTTGGTCCTTCCACACATCGCGGTTGAGCATCTGGCATTGAAAGTCTGAGGAGTCTTGGAGGTTGACCAACAGccacttcttctcctccttgccttCGTCGCgggcctcctcccaagagAAGTCGGAAATGATGTCGTATGGTGGCCTGAAGAGCTCAGCCAGGCGATCTGCCCTACTAACCGCAGCACCGGCTGGTCTAGAGGCTGCTGCCGGAGCACCGGCCGACCAAGCTGATGGTTGTGCGAACGGGTTGTTGGCTCCAGCACGCCTACGGGCTGCAGCGGCAGCTTGTCCGTGTTCCCTTCTAGCACGAATCTGAGCAAGTACCGACTCAtgatcgtcgtcgtcaaaacCGCCACCAGGGGCCACGAGCACCTCAGTTGTACGTGCCATGGGAGCCCTAACgccatcgtcgtcgaggcctgcgccaccacccccagccccagaCGCTGAAGGATTGTAGAACTGCTCTTGCAACTCCCTAGCCAAGGCAgcatcttcgtcttcttgaGCCGCACGGGCAATGCCGGCAACATCGTCGGTATCGGAGTCGAAACCCGGGTCCTgcatgtcgtcgtcgctaTCGTCAATATGGATGACGCCTTGGGCATCTTCTCTGCCTTGGGAAGGACGGGGACGGTTCGAAGCTGTGGTCAACGCAGGGGTTTGCAAACTTTGCTCGATATTTCTCTGAAGGTCGAGGTCTGAATACCACATGCTGATGGCCTGGGTGGAATCGCCGCACATGTCGATCATACGTTTGGCCACGGCGTGAGACGTTGCCGTGACCGTCATGAATTCTTGGATCTGCTCCTCGTCCATGGTTGCTGATGTCTAGCTGAGTCAAACTAAGTTAAGTGATAAGAGCTGTCGTATGTCAAGATATGCGGGCAGTAGTATGCCCTGTGATGTCCGGCTGGAAGAGAAGAGTCGAAGGGAGTCAGTCGGTCGAAAGGTTTGTGGTAAAAGCCCACAGAGCTCGGAAGGAAATATTGAGCGCACGCTGCGAGAAAGCAAGCGGCGGGAAGGGAACGGTTGATCCCAAAAGTCGGTCGCAGTGGCTCTCCGGAGGAAGGTCTTGGGGAAAAGTCGGGCAGAGGAGAGAGTCCAATGTCGATCGGTTTGCTCAATCGCTCTCGTGGTTTGGTCGAGAGTGTGTCGGAGCAGGAAGAGTTGGGCTGCAGCTGCAGAAGGAAAAAAGGGTTTCGGCACGAGGCGTGGTAGCTCGGGGCTTGCGGGTGGGAATTGTGGGTTATGGTTTGCGAGGCAAGCAGGAGTGAGGTGAAGTGGAAGAAAACTCCAGCTGTGATCGAGagtgggatgggtgggtggatggagaTTGAGCCCCGCGTTGCTCTTGCTTCCAGGTTTCGGCTTCGGCTGGGTTCTTGTTCTGGTGGGTGCGGAGAAAGAGAGCAAGCAGGTTCGGGAGTGGTGCTTTGAAATAATTCACTGagcgataagataagatTTGTTGAGTGAACGCGTATCTCTGCTGGGTGCCTGTCAAGAGCAGAGCTtcgatgggggaggagttcGTTTGGCTGCCCGGCGGTTGCTGGTTTGGAGGGGACGGGACCTGTGACGCAAGACCGACGGCGGATCCCGATCTCTTGGCACCCggcagggttagggttgctTCACTTGTGACATTCAACAACTTGTTCCCTGAGGGACTATTGTTTTGATGGGATTATCAGCGGTTATTTGACCAGTTCTATGCCATTGTATGTGTCTTGTAGCCAGGTATATATCTAAAACATCCTTATACAAATATCCACTCCTCGAAATATCTCAAGATATTCCTCTTTCCTTCCTAAGCAGAGCAATGATGTCCTACCTCCTTAATGACATCAATAAGATGCGCTCTTgtctttcctcttcttcctcgtttCCAAGCAATTGCATGTTTGCCATAAGCCGAAAGACCCTCATCGGTCCTGCATACCCTCATGGCTTCCCAACATCGTGATGAGAAGCAATGGCGTGATATCATGATGCCCCTACCCAAGCAGCTTGAGGGactccttccactcctttTGCACGTCCAGGGacctctccttctcgatGGAACCCGtaaccaacccctcaacctccttgccTAGCTCCGTCGTCTTGAACTCCACACCCTCAGCCGTGATCTTGCCCAGCTGAATGGCGCCCTTGACCGCCTTGGCTCTCGTGATCCGCTGTGACTCTAACCCCGTGTCTTCCGCATCGAGGTCCAACGTCGACAGAAACCATCGGATGATTGGGACAGCATCACTTCCAGCCGAGCCTGCCACGGCGGCAGCTTCCAAAATATCCTTGGCGCACTCGTACCAGTACGTCTTGCGGATGACGTCGAACTCGGGTCGGGTGATGTACGACTTCGCGGTGAATACCTGGGCAGGCTTAAACTTGGGATCGATCGACTCGATGGCAGTGATGATTTCCTTCAGAGTTGAGAGGGGATCCTTGCTCATATTGGCCCGGTTGTATCCCTTCGACAGAGTCTCCAGCGCTTTCCACTTGGTCACAGTCTTCAGATCCAGTCCACGACTGTCCTTGGACGTGGAAGCAGGTGTGTCGACGTCCATAGCGTCGccgtccttgtcctcctcctcgacagccagGTAAGGCGCGACGATGGTCTTGATGTCGGGAAGCATGTCACCGAATCCatcccaagcagcagcaacgcgCCGGAGGCACTCGAAGGCGTGGGGGCGATAGACATCATTATTGCGCTTGGCCTCCCGAATGGCAACCTTCTTGTAGGCAGCCACCAACTTGTCATCTTTCTCCAGTAGCTCCTTGCTGAGCTCAACAAACTTCGGGAATGGCTCGAGAAGCTTCTCCTTCCCAGGGAAGGTCTTGAGAATGAGAGCCTTATCGTAAACCGGCCAGAGGGTCTTGACGTGCTCAACATTGACGTGGTGCGTGATGGTCTTGGCACCCGCCACGGACTCGGCAGCATCAGCCACCGTAAGGGCACCTCCATGCTTGAGTGCCCACTGAGCAGTGGACAAAGTCTTCTCCGCGAGAGAGACAATCTCTTTGAGGTACTTGGTCACGCTCAGATGCGTGCCAGCGTGCGTGTCCCACACCTCCTTGAACGCCTTTTCCGTGTACTCATCTGTGTCATGTTTGCCGAGAAAGCTGAAAGGGACGAGCAAAGTCTCCAGCGCGTTGAAGTGATCAGGTGAGATCTTGGAAAGGGCCAACACAACATTGGCAACCTTTTGCCTGCGAGCGTCGGTGTCTGACTCGAGGTAAAGATTGATGAACTTTTCGATGAAGCGCTGCTTGGCAGCGTCAGGGGCGACGCGGAGTAGGTAGGCGGTAGCGCGAGCGTAACCCTGGCTGACTTCGTCATTGCGATCCAGAGTGTGTTTCTccatcaagttcaagaacGTCGGAGCATGCTTCTCGAAGTTGATGCCATGTTTGGTGGACAACGTCCAGATCGCACGGCCACAACCAATCTTGGTTGGCATTCCTATCGCAGTCTTGATCGTCTCGGATAGTTTGGGCACCAGTTGGTCCATGACCTCTGCGTCGACATTGCGCAGGCAGTCCTCGATGGCTTCGCCAAGAGGGCCTTGCGAAACGGCATTGGCACGAAGCTTGTCAAGCTTGTCTCTGTTGGCTTCACCAACCCGCTGGTAGTAGTAATTGATGGCCTCCGGTTCAATCGTGCTcaagagaccaagaagatgaACCATCAAGGTGGGAATGTAGGGCTTGAGTGCGCTTCCGCCTCTCTTGCAAATCTTGACGACCGTGCTGACACAGAAGTACTTGACATCGTCGGCTGAGCTCTCGATGCCCTTGTCTGAGAGCAAGAATGGCAAGGCCTCGTTCATCATGCTCTTGGCTGTGGCAGAAGATCCAGAGTCTTCGAGCTGACGGACCAATGTTGTCGAGAGAGTCATGCAAAGCTTTCCAGCTGCGTTGCGAACAGTTGCCTTGACGTCATCCGCCACCTTGACGGCGGCTGCCCAGATGTCCTTGTAGTACTTCTCGTATTTGGGGAAAGGTCGACCAGAGATCAGTTCGGCAATGGCGGAACAGCTGGCCTCGCGAACACGCCACTCCCTACCCAGGATACTCTTGAGGAGGTCGTTCATGATGTTGTCGAACTGGGTCTCCAGCACAGCATTCGGATCCTTGACGAGGGCCTTCCAAATGTCGTTCATTGACCGTTGCACATTGGTGTTTGGGTCGAAGCGGTAGCGATACAGCTTCGGGTAGAGTTTGGGATCCACTTCCgagctggagaggatgtTGCTGAGGCCAAATCTACCAAAGGCTGATCTGGTCGACCAGGTGGCCGCGTTGGTGGCCAAGGACATGAACTTGTAGACCAGGCTGGGATCTCCAACCTCGTTGGCGAGACTGACAATGTCCTTGTAGGACGTGATAGACTTGCCATCCCCAGTCGGCAAGGCGCCAGCATCAAAcagctccgtctcctcctccaccttgatCTGAGGTCCAGATCCAGTGAACGAGGCGACCAAATCCTTGGTCAGGTCGCTCTTCAACCTGGCGTCGCCCTTCTCATACACCAAGGCCAGACCCCGCGATGCCGTCTCCTGAACCAGCTCGTCCCTCGCGCTGAGCAGGCGCATGAACGCAACCTGGCACAGCCGCAAGCGCGactgcacctcctccaggTGCGAACACCGCTGGATCAGGCAAAAGAGCCAGATACCTGACGCCTTCAGCAGCGACGGCTTTGTTGTCTTGCAGTCCGCAAGCAACTTCTCCAAGACCGCCACCAGCGGAGCGGCGCGCCTCGGAGCCCAGTACTCACGGCCGGCAGACTCGACGTCGACCGTGAGCTGGACCACCTCGGCGTCCCAACACGCGACTGCAGCCGCGATTGCCTCGCCCACAGCGAAGTGGACCTCCACCTGCTTCAGCTCGTACAGCGCGTACAGCTGCGCGAGCATCTTCTCCAGGGTCTCATCCCAGCTTCCGTCCGACGGGAGAGACAAAGCCAATCTGCCCAGGGCAGCAATAGCCTTCTCGTTGCCTTTCTTTGCGTGGACGACGAGGGGGTCGACAAAAGATTGGATCAGGCTACCCTGATCCTTCTCTCCAAGCCCAGCAGTCCAAAGCTGGGACCAGGCTTCGAACAACGTCTCCTGCGTCGAGACGACGGATGCGGCTgacgccacctcccccaacgtCGGGAAGACGGAGGCGATCTTGGCTGCGCGGTCTGCAGCGCCGGTCTTGGAGTAGTACACCAGCCGCGAGGCCAGGTGTGCCAATGCGAGGAACGCGCCCTCCACTGCGTTCAACTCCGCCCCCACAGCCGTCTTAAAGTTCTTGGTGATGTCAACCAGGCTGGCTGTGACATCGTCAAGTTCTTTGGCGGGGTGTGACGGGTGGGCAGCGAGAATGCCCAGAGCCTTTGCCCCGAGGGCACGCAACTCCTTTTTGTTGGACTTGATGAGAGGCAGTAGCTCTCTCGAGCGCGGAGCGAGAAATGCCAAGATCACCTTGGATGAAAACGAGGCGAGGTCGACAAATGAACGAGCACAGGGCTCGATGATCTTTGGGGCGTCATCTCTTAGCATGCCCTCGAAGGCGGCAGTCAGCAAGTCAGTGAATAGCAGCGCGTCGTCGCGCGTGAATTGGACGTGATAATTCCGGATAGCTTGGCGGGTTTCCAGGTCGGACTGGACCAGAGCTTCTAATCTCTGCTGCCACCCGGCGTCGAAAACAAAGCTATCCGCCAGggcggtcaagaagaagatcttCTTGCAGTAATCGACGGCAATGGGGAAAGCCTGGATCATATCGCCGGGGTAGTTCCTAAATAGCGGATGGGCATCGATATCCATGCCACCCTCTTCCGTTGACTTGCGCGTGGCTCGCCCTGCCTTAAAAAACACGTCCACCATCGCCGGCCATTCCTATGATGAGTATGTTAGTACAACGAGATCTTACTCTAGCACGAGTAAACAGATTCAGACAAAAGGCAATGTTCCACTTACGGGTAGGTCTCTCGActtgtcctcgtcatcattcACGCGATATGTCCACGGATCAAGGCCCTTGTATCCCTCTTCCACGACATCATTTCTCTCGTCCAGTCGGCCCGCAACAGCAATAATGTTGATCCACCGTGCTGTGACGTCCGAGAAAGGCAGACAGTTGTTGGCCCATTTAGCAACAGCGTGCCTAGTGCTGCGTACTACGTTTTCGTCTGTCTCAT
It contains:
- the ubx2 gene encoding UBX domain protein Ubx2 (EggNog:ENOG503NVHA; COG:O), whose protein sequence is MDEEQIQEFMTVTATSHAVAKRMIDMCGDSTQAISMWYSDLDLQRNIEQSLQTPALTTASNRPRPSQGREDAQGVIHIDDSDDDMQDPGFDSDTDDVAGIARAAQEDEDAALARELQEQFYNPSASGAGGGGAGLDDDGVRAPMARTTEVLVAPGGGFDDDDHESVLAQIRARREHGQAAAAARRRAGANNPFAQPSAWSAGAPAAASRPAGAAVSRADRLAELFRPPYDIISDFSWEEARDEGKEEKKWLLVNLQDSSDFQCQMLNRDVWKDQAIVALIKENFIFLQYDKLDPSAERYINFYFPNRTHENPNNYPHVSVVDPRTGEQVKVWSGIPFPSPSEFHAQLVEFLDRYSLAANSKNPVTKAKRPERVIDFDRLTEEQQLELALQNSLAAATGGSPPNIDDPDALTRSTGNLAADDKGKGKAEEPPAEPPKVESAFDRIPSNQPHSEPAADPKTTTRIQIRHSNGRTIRRFRLDDTVSRIYEWIKAEPPITGMEGLPFELKTSPSGVDLIDLLDQTIKEAGLANGTVMLEFES
- the ECM29 gene encoding proteasome component M29 (COG:S; EggNog:ENOG503NVST), giving the protein MASSAEEEKKDISLLDGAEWTLLSASSNEKKLQERLNVYLCPILLKAGSPHVRVRNKVISVCGNINKLIQSPTIVLPVASLLDQFKETDSPLIKHFDLIYIQHSVGRLERYEQQQLVPKALKNIRTGSSASLSQLFNVVLRMLPTINIPSRGSKEDATFREAMGLSHPEDAKYVAEWLGKLLLLPANASADKPAPGLTEADISFLTLAGKKDTWNPSAGGLNLPETRILAANFLASGAFTDFERFIPALYAASSTDYRISGIGEDLLKRTSVSLEDKTLVSKLYDAHSKLQPPYRIRILGMLSKSEIATTFTNEVLAVFKRNVDLEKKVESQDPTFMDIDQRPTGPKSSGLEQTKLHRALFEFINWVARIGPSKTDFNSIGVNLIHMLRQFIHSQGWPRPHQQSLDDSVLRSRAYETIGILAKGTKMDDHRRSGLAAWLFQSLSEDPTPDVVVNIDSALSSVSTLFKPPHNDFRVELELQSILISYMLLGNETDENVVRSTRHAVAKWANNCLPFSDVTARWINIIAVAGRLDERNDVVEEGYKGLDPWTYRVNDDEDKSRDLPEWPAMVDVFFKAGRATRKSTEEGGMDIDAHPLFRNYPGDMIQAFPIAVDYCKKIFFLTALADSFVFDAGWQQRLEALVQSDLETRQAIRNYHVQFTRDDALLFTDLLTAAFEGMLRDDAPKIIEPCARSFVDLASFSSKVILAFLAPRSRELLPLIKSNKKELRALGAKALGILAAHPSHPAKELDDVTASLVDITKNFKTAVGAELNAVEGAFLALAHLASRLVYYSKTGAADRAAKIASVFPTLGEVASAASVVSTQETLFEAWSQLWTAGLGEKDQGSLIQSFVDPLVVHAKKGNEKAIAALGRLALSLPSDGSWDETLEKMLAQLYALYELKQVEVHFAVGEAIAAAVACWDAEVVQLTVDVESAGREYWAPRRAAPLVAVLEKLLADCKTTKPSLLKASGIWLFCLIQRCSHLEEVQSRLRLCQVAFMRLLSARDELVQETASRGLALVYEKGDARLKSDLTKDLVASFTGSGPQIKVEEETELFDAGALPTGDGKSITSYKDIVSLANEVGDPSLVYKFMSLATNAATWSTRSAFGRFGLSNILSSSEVDPKLYPKLYRYRFDPNTNVQRSMNDIWKALVKDPNAVLETQFDNIMNDLLKSILGREWRVREASCSAIAELISGRPFPKYEKYYKDIWAAAVKVADDVKATVRNAAGKLCMTLSTTLVRQLEDSGSSATAKSMMNEALPFLLSDKGIESSADDVKYFCVSTVVKICKRGGSALKPYIPTLMVHLLGLLSTIEPEAINYYYQRVGEANRDKLDKLRANAVSQGPLGEAIEDCLRNVDAEVMDQLVPKLSETIKTAIGMPTKIGCGRAIWTLSTKHGINFEKHAPTFLNLMEKHTLDRNDEVSQGYARATAYLLRVAPDAAKQRFIEKFINLYLESDTDARRQKVANVVLALSKISPDHFNALETLLVPFSFLGKHDTDEYTEKAFKEVWDTHAGTHLSVTKYLKEIVSLAEKTLSTAQWALKHGGALTVADAAESVAGAKTITHHVNVEHVKTLWPVYDKALILKTFPGKEKLLEPFPKFVELSKELLEKDDKLVAAYKKVAIREAKRNNDVYRPHAFECLRRVAAAWDGFGDMLPDIKTIVAPYLAVEEEDKDGDAMDVDTPASTSKDSRGLDLKTVTKWKALETLSKGYNRANMSKDPLSTLKEIITAIESIDPKFKPAQVFTAKSYITRPEFDVIRKTYWYECAKDILEAAAVAGSAGSDAVPIIRWFLSTLDLDAEDTGLESQRITRAKAVKGAIQLGKITAEGVEFKTTELGKEVEGLVTGSIEKERSLDVQKEWKESLKLLG